TTTCCAAGTGGCAATTTCCCTCTCCTTTCGTCTCACCCACACCGTTCTTCCCTGGTTTTTtgcaattatatataaatttaggaGGTTTCTCGTTAGATGGTTgactattcatatccatatctattttttttggatagatatggatatagatatggatattagctGAATTCTTAAATTTATGTTATCTTTATTGGTTCggatataaaaatagatccaGAACCACTTTCATTTGCAAAATGAAATTTGCACTTGAGACGCAGGCCCAAACTAATGACTTCCAAAGAGGCTCAGCCCACGAACACTTTGGACTCATATCCGCCGCTGGTCCAACCAGAGCCGCAAAATTGGAGTCCTGGGCCAGAATAGTGAAATAGAGGAGGGCCATGGAAAAAACTTGTGGATAGTATAATTCTCTGAACCAGAGGCCAGAACCCCTCCATTCCCCCACCACTCTTTTCCTACAACTAGCAAAACAAGCCAAGTTCAATCCTCCCATTTCTTCCATTGCTGCTACCCAATAATCTCCCAGCCGTCTCTGAGAAGCGGTCGAAGTAGAGCTCCGGTATCCATCTTAGCTTTTTATATGTCATCATAACTGAGAAACTTGACGTGCCTCTGCTTCACCAGCCTTCTTCGCCATGGCTTCTCAATCTCTCAACGTATATAGTCCTTTAACAAGGCAGGTGAAGGGCGATATCGTTCCAGTCTTCTCTAAGGCTCTGGTAACCGGTGATCGAAGGCAAAAACATGGAAGGGTCATTCTTTCACTTGGCAGGGTCATCTGTTCGGCTGTACAAGAGTCTTCCGCTGCCGCCGGTATTCCTAATTTCATATTTCTTGCCTTGGTTTTATTTCTATATCTTCCTTCAATGTTTTCCCCCTGATTTCTGGATGCTGAACCATAATTTTATCCATCATAGGTAGCTAACATTTAATTTAGTTatcatctgtaaaaaaaaaaaatttagtgtatcCTGTTAGCTAAAGTTATCTACGTTTCGATAGTAGTAAACATGCTTGCAGTTATGAGTAGTTTGCTCTTTATTTTGAGAACTATGAATTATTTACTCTTGGTGAATATGGATCTTAAAATAAGCTAAGATAAAGAAACAGTTGTAGTGGTGCTTTTTCTTTCAGTAATCTTTTTTGTTCTAATTTATGAATTGGTGTAATGTCTTTCCACTAGTTACTGATAAAAAGGAAGCAGAGCCAGCGGCAAAGGCACCAGCACCGGCAGTAAAGAAAGCTCCTGAGAAGCCCAAGAAACCCCTTCCAAAGCCTCTGCCACAGCTGATGGAAGAAGATTTGATTCCTTCACTGAAAGCTACTCTTGAGGCTCAGGAGGATGTATCACAGATTGAACTCTCCTTTCGTGACAACAGGGTTTGTAATTTTTCTAAAACCACTTCATCAGCAATATAACGATAGCAATATCTtccaatattttcatcatgagaaCTTCTACATATCAAACATAATTAAGAAGTGCTCTTCCCTTGTTAATAAGACAGAGATGGTGAGACACACTAAAGTTTAATTCAGTGAAATATCTGCACAAAAATATGTTTGTGGCAAGACAATCGAGACTATGATACGGTGGTGATTGCTTATGTCAGGAATTGCAGTGCTTGTGTGAATTCCTAGGGGATGCTATTACTTTGCAATACCAACATTGGGCCTTAAACAACCAGcttaatgtgattttttttttttttatgccaaTATATGACCAATCTTTATAGAAAAGGTCCAAGCACTGTAGATTTCAATCCAGATATTCTTTCTTACGCTGTAGCTAATTGAGCAAagacaataatatatatatttttgactgATTCTGTTGGTCGCTTGATTAAATAACAGTTGGAGGGTTCCTTTCTTCAGAAAGACATTCCCTACAATTTTTGGGCTTTCTTCCCAAATGGAGAGCTaacaggtaccatcttttctccGGTGATGCGCCCTTCTCCTTAAATATGGTAACTAAACACCTGTTTTCCCTTCCATAAACATCTTTGGTAGGTCCTAAAGCGTTTTCTTTATCCTCATATGGCTATGAGGCCAGTACTGTTGAGCCCTTCTTGATTGATGAAAGGAGAGTCTCAGCCCAACTTGTGGTCTTTTGGATTCGGAAGAGATTGGCAGCTCAAGGAATCCTCCCCGTCTGGGAAGAATAGATGTATAGTGGGACTGAGTATAGTATTTGCCCACATCACATGGGATCATGACAACATTTGCATACCTTCCTCTGTATTGGCAATGCCATAAAGCTCATTTACTGTAACAACCTAGACTAATGGATTCACAGTCATTTGGCTCAATCATCTATTTTGGTGACTCCATCACTTGCGACGAAAAAATTATTAAACTGTACAATACATTCTACATTAGTGTAAAACTCAGTTCCATTGTTTTTGAATTCTTTGGTTCTTATCTTTTTGTGAGAAAAGTTCTTGGAAGGAGAAAGGAAGGATGGAAGGTCGCCAGTGAAAGAGTTTGAAATTTATTGACTTATTTTTGAGACCGTTGGAGGACTGTTGCAATGCCAAAAATAacctttttagataaattttgttACATAATCTTGGAGTTATTGAAGTCCATGTCTTCGTATTCCTAATAGAGGCAGCAACGAATGTTTTTGTTGAACAAAGATCACAATTTTTGAATGACCTGTACAGAACAGGATGGCCATTATTAGTGATCCGACGTCAATCCAATTCTCAAATGGGTCCGCCAAGATTGATTCACTCTTGATGCTTTGTATCATTTCAGATCGATCACAATTCGCAAACCAATATGCAATTCAGTTTGCCAAAGAGATTGTATGTtaagcatgcatatatatttgaGGGAAATATCGAGAAATGTCCCAATAACCTAGGCATCCCTTGGCATGATACCCAATTGTTATTAGCAAATGATGTTTTTTTACCCTCATTAGCAAAAACCTTTTGGATCATGAAATACCTTGTCATCGTTCGAGCCTTTGAGATTTTTATTTCAGTGACACATGATGGCAAATATCAAATTGTTGATGCCGGTAAACATAAAAACATAAGATTATAAGCAACTCATACCACTGAAGTAACAAGGGGTGTCTTAAAAAAAGCATCTAACTTTCGAACTTCGAATCAGTTGTTTAAGATCAAGATAGCGTTACCCTTGACAAGCCCCTATGTTTTTTATACACAGTTGTTGTACATAAAGGGGCTGCATCCGTGTTTCAATTAAATGAGGCCATTTCGCAAATTTCTAGTGGCAATTCAGCTGAGGTACGGAAATTTAATTAGCATGGAGAAGCTGAGTTTATTTCGACCGTATACATTACAAAAAGACGTCCACCGACATGCCCCCGTGCACGTGGTAGGCGGAGATGACAACATTCATTCTAATGGGCCCCATGATGAGCTGGACTTGCAAGGTGTTGGCCCATAATTGGAGCCCACCGACCTTTCAGAGGCCTATTTTCAAGCCTAATCACCATGCCCCGAAAGGGACCGGGTTTTCTGTTTTCCGTCCAAGAGGGATGTTGGATTTTTCGGATGATTCTGGTTGCGACTTTTAACATGTTTCACTAGGAAACAATCTAAGGTTCCGCCTGCCTTTGGGGTTTGTTTAATTACTCAAAGCTAGGGAGAGGCCTCATGAagagaaggctgaagcaaaggatTCTTCGGGCAAAGGAGGCGGTAGGGGGGGAAAGAGGTTTGAAGAACAGCAACGAGTACAACCGCGGGTAGGCTTCAACTCGACATTTTTGACAAGTTTCTTCAGCCTTTtaccccgaaaaaaaaaaaaaaaaggtatagaGACGGTTCTTATTAACATTAGATACAGGATGAAGTTCGTCTGAGGCCGAAGATTCGCTGGCTGCCTgtttttaaaatatgaaattttaAAACATGAGGCTTTTATCCACCAATAATTCAACATCATACTTGTTTGAACAAACACATGGATGAAAGATTCATGGAAGTTCCCATGTTCTTCCGATGATAGAAAATTATGCTTGACACAGATATTAAGGTGATGAAATAACAATTTCCAGCATGAACAAGCTTAAAAAAGGTTTTACCAGCAATTGAAAATTTTGCCCCTGATCAATTTGACGTTCACCCACAGCATCGTATAAAAAGCAAACCAGCACGTACCACTCTAGCAGTTTGTAAAGTAACAAGGACTGCAAAAAATGGCAACCGTGCTAACTAATCTGGAGGAAAATAAAGAACGTTATAAAAATTACTGGTATAATATTACAAGACATCAAGAGCATAAATAACCAATATGGTACAGCTCAGACCGCTGGATTCCAGTTCTGAAACATGTACAATATAACTGAAGTCGTGCAGATGGGATTGTGAGAACCGCTACAACAAAACTTATGGCTATAAACCATTAAAAAATCGAACTGGTTAGTTCAGTTCCACTGAAATGTGAACAGAGGAAAGCACAAGGAACCTCAAAAGAATATGTAATAGCAGTGGTGAAAAAGATATCAAGGCACCAACGACCTCTAAGGACTGATGTTGCATTCCCGTAGAAAAACTTGATCATAGTTAACATATTTTGACCAGTAGTTGCGATACTTGGGCATGCCTATCTCCAGCCAAGGCTTCATGTTTCCATTGTAGTGTATCACTGCTGCCCGTTCAATGTCCCTGGGAGCCACATGTGGGTTATAACCCAGCCCAAGAACGTGCCATGATCGGTTAAGGGGGAAAGTACGATTCCAAAATGTTATCAAACCAGCCGGCAAAGTACCCAGTTTCCACAGAAGCCTGTCATGGTTCTGCAGACACGAAGAATGTAGGGCTTAGTCCTAGCATGAACCCCAAAAAAACGGGGGAAAAAGAACAATAAGATAATTtgttcaaaaaaat
Above is a genomic segment from Elaeis guineensis isolate ETL-2024a chromosome 1, EG11, whole genome shotgun sequence containing:
- the LOC105060490 gene encoding uncharacterized protein produces the protein MASQSLNVYSPLTRQVKGDIVPVFSKALVTGDRRQKHGRVILSLGRVICSAVQESSAAAVTDKKEAEPAAKAPAPAVKKAPEKPKKPLPKPLPQLMEEDLIPSLKATLEAQEDVSQIELSFRDNRLEGSFLQKDIPYNFWAFFPNGELTGPKAFSLSSYGYEASTVEPFLIDERRVSAQLVVFWIRKRLAAQGILPVWEE